In the genome of Hevea brasiliensis isolate MT/VB/25A 57/8 chromosome 14, ASM3005281v1, whole genome shotgun sequence, the window TAGTTTATTTCCACTGTATTCCTTGTGCCACTACAGTACAGGCCAAGTTTTCCCATCCACTGTATTGAGGGTGACAGCCCCACTTTTGTTGAAATATTCCCTGGCAACGCTTGATGGTATATTCTACAGAAACAAATTAATAGAAAATGGGAAATGTAAAAAAGatggaaagaaattttaaaacatgAATATGATTTTAACTGTAGCAAAAGTTTCAAATTTCAATCTAATGCTTACCAAgctatgaagaaataatggcgGCATTGCAACCATGAAGTAAGGATTTCCAGATTTGAAATTTGTGCTTGCTCTGTGAAGTGCATTAGCTTTCTCCTCAGCTGTCAATGGCCTTCTCCTCGCCACAGCTCCATCCAAGGTTTTCTTCTCATTGGACAGGCCTTGATTGCCCCAAAATCAAGACCTCAGTTAAGTAAAAAGCAAAAAATAAAGAGCACAAGCTCTTCATTATTTGTTAAGCAGAACTTGCATTTGCATACCTTCAAATTTTCCAGTGGGCAACTGTGCGTTTGTGTTTTCTGTGGGATTCTCTACTTTCATCTTCTTATGAGGCTGAGGGAATTGCAATGGTGATTTATCTTTTGTTTTTGGTGATGGAAAGGAGTGGCCCAATATTGAGACATCATTTTCATTCTCCAATCTCTGGCTCTGGGAATTCTTGTTCAACATTAGGCTCCCCGTTATCTCCATTGGTGATGCTGAATGGATAGTCTATCTCCAAGGCACTCTTGTCAATTATGATTACTTTGAACAGACAATTTTGTTCACATTCAAAAATTATGAAGGATCCGAGAGCTAGAGAGTAATGCTCCACAAATTCCTGCCACCCATTTTTTAACCAGATCTCACCATCACATTTCACCAGCTCTACCTTCCATTGTTCACCACTAAGGACCTTCTGGACTGCAGGACTTGACAGATCACTTCCATATCTCCTGACAAACTTTCTTGGAATGCCCTGATACACAAAATCTTCAGAAC includes:
- the LOC110650175 gene encoding B3 domain-containing protein REM19-like — encoded protein: MDSRPKRGDGHFLFKATKPHFFKIILDDTISSMKLGIPRKFVRRYGSDLSSPAVQKVLSGEQWKTIHSASPMEITGSLMLNKNSQSQRLENENDVSILGHSFPSPKTKDKSPLQFPQPHKKMKVENPTENTNAQLPTGKFEGLSNEKKTLDGAVARRRPLTAEEKANALHRASTNFKSGNPYFMVAMPPLFLHSLNIPSSVAREYFNKSGAVTLNTVDGKTWPVL